A single Filimonas effusa DNA region contains:
- the plsX gene encoding phosphate acyltransferase PlsX — MNIGIDMMGGDYAPLEAVRGLRLYLDEPNVNDPATLFCIGQQEHVVPLLEQHGLHAHPQIKVIPAPEVIGYNEHPTKALKEKQQSSIAIGFYLLATGKVDAFLSAGNTGAMLVGAMYSIKAIEGVQRPTIATFLPKLNGGTGLLLDVGLNADCKPEHLNQFALLGSLYASNILGIPDPRVALLNVGEEESKGNLLAQATYPLLKENKQLHFTGNVEGRDVFQDKADVIVCDGFTGNIVLKMAESFYDIAAERKLAQDEYLQRFHYENYGGTPVLGVSKPVIIGHGISNAKAFKNMIHLGEKMVSSAFCDAIRSSFTQSSTGQ, encoded by the coding sequence ATGAATATTGGAATAGACATGATGGGTGGCGATTATGCACCCTTAGAGGCAGTGCGTGGATTACGCCTTTATTTAGACGAACCCAATGTAAATGACCCGGCCACTTTATTTTGTATAGGGCAGCAGGAGCATGTTGTTCCATTACTGGAGCAGCATGGCTTACATGCTCATCCGCAAATTAAAGTGATACCGGCGCCGGAAGTGATAGGATACAATGAACACCCTACGAAAGCATTAAAGGAGAAGCAGCAGTCTTCCATAGCCATTGGGTTTTACCTTTTGGCTACGGGTAAAGTTGATGCTTTCCTGAGCGCCGGTAACACCGGTGCCATGCTCGTTGGTGCCATGTATAGTATCAAGGCTATTGAAGGGGTACAACGCCCCACTATAGCTACCTTTCTCCCCAAGTTGAATGGAGGCACGGGCCTTCTTCTTGATGTTGGCCTTAATGCCGACTGCAAACCTGAACATCTTAACCAGTTTGCTTTGCTGGGTAGCCTTTACGCCAGCAACATTCTTGGTATCCCCGATCCCCGCGTAGCGCTCCTCAACGTTGGCGAGGAAGAAAGCAAGGGTAACCTGCTTGCACAGGCCACCTACCCCCTGCTTAAAGAGAACAAACAACTTCATTTTACCGGTAATGTAGAAGGACGGGATGTTTTCCAGGACAAAGCAGATGTTATTGTCTGTGATGGATTTACGGGAAATATTGTCCTCAAAATGGCGGAGTCGTTCTATGATATCGCGGCAGAAAGAAAACTGGCCCAGGACGAATACCTCCAGCGTTTTCATTACGAAAATTATGGCGGCACTCCCGTTTTAGGCGTTTCAAAGCCCGTTATCATTGGTCATGGTATCAGTAATGCCAAGGCATTTAAGAATATGATCCACCTGGGAGAGAAAATGGTATCATCTGCCTTCTGCGACGCCATCCGGTCCAGTTTTACCCAATCATCAACAGGGCAATAA